The following DNA comes from Candidatus Methylacidiphilum fumarolicum.
CGTTTCTTTATCTCCTTTATCAGGCTGCTGGGAAAGCACCAATGATTCCTCTTGATGAAAATCTACGACCCAGTTGGCTTTTTGAACAAACTGTTCATGAAGGCTGTGATCGGGGAGGCTATTATGAACAGGGACAATTTGTTAACGGGTATGGAGAAAAGGAGTGTCTGGTAAAGGTTGGTTGTTGGGGTCCGGTGGTAAAGTGCAATGTGCCAAAGAGAGGATGGATGGGGGGGATTGGAGGATGTCCTAATGTTGGAGGGATATGCATTGGATGTACCATGCCCGGATTCCCAGATAAATTTATGCCTTTCATGGATGAGCCCCCTGGAGGAATGGTCTCTTCAATGATAAGCGGTAATTATGGAACCCTCATTCGGAAGCTTCGTTCGATAACAGAACACACCGTTGAAAAAGAACCAAAGTGGAGACACAATCGTCCAGAACTGACGACTGGTTATAAGCCTCATTGGCAACAAGGAGGATAATATGGCTGATACAAAAACTACAGAGTTTGAGGAAGAAGTTTCTTCCAAAGGGAATTCTCGGATAGTGGAAATGTCTTGGGATCCTATTACTCGGATTGTGGGTAGTTTAGGAATTTATACGAAAATAGATTTTTCTCAAAGGAAAGTAGTGGAGTGTTTTAGTACCTCTTCGATATTTCGTGGCTACAGTATCTTTATGAAGGGGAAAGATCCTCGAGATGCTCACTTTATCACTAGTCGTATTTGTGGGATTTGTGGCGACAATCATGCTGCGTGTTCAGTTTACAATCAAAACATGGCTTTCAAAGTCAGACCACCGCATCTTGGAGAATGGATTTGTAATTTAGGTGAAGCAGCTGAGTACATGTTTGATCATTGCATTTTCCAGGAGAATTTAGTGGCTGTAGATTTTTGCGAAAAAATGGTCAAGGAAACCAATCCTGGAGTATGGGAAAAAGCCACGCGAACAGAAGCCCCCAATGGGCATATTCATGGGTATAAGACTATTGCTGACATTATGCGAGCTTTCAATCCCATTGAAGGAGAGTTTTATCGCGAAGCTTTAGTGATGAGTCGTGTCACTAGAGAAATGTTCTGTTTAATGGAGGGAAGGCATGTTCATCCTTCTACTTTGTATGCTGGTGGGGTAGGGACTGTTCCCTCGGTACAGCTTTTTACTGATTATTTAACTAGATTGATGAAATACATAGACTGGGTGAAGAAAGCTGTACCTATGCATGACGATGTGTTTAATTTTTTTTATCAAGCTCTCCCTGGTTATGAAGAAGTAGGTAAAAGGCGAATATTACTTGGCTGTTGGAGTTCGCTCCCAGACCCCGAGTTTTGTGACTTTCGGTATGAAACGATGACTGATTGGGCCAGAAAATCTTTCGTAACTCCAGGGATTGTGGTAGATGGGGAACTTTTGACTACAGACTTGGTAGAAATAAACTTGGGGATCCGAATATTGCTGGGGAGTTCCTATTATGACGATTGGGTGGAAAGCAATGGACATTATAGGGTAACACGAGATCCTTTAGGAAATCCTGTTGACCCCAGGCATCCTTGGAATGTGGACACTTTGCCTAAACCTCAAAAAAGGGATTTTAAAGGCAAATATAGTTGGGTAATGTCTCCCCGATGGTTTGACAAGCGCTCCTATTTAGCTTTAGATACGGGAGGAGGCCCATTGGCTCGACTGTGGGTTACTGCTCTGGCCGGTTTGGTAAAGACTCCTTATGTCGAAGCTACAGGTAATTCGGTGAAGATCCATTTACCCAAAACAGCTACGCGAGGACCACTGAGTCTAGAATGGAAAGTTCCTCAATGGTCCAACACGATTGAAAGGGACCGAGCTAGAAGTTATTTCCAAGCCTATGCAGCGGGCTTAGGACTATATTTCGTTGAAAAAGCCTTAGAAGAGGTTCGAAAAGGGCATACGAAAACGTGGAACCCTTTTGAAGTGCCCAAGGAAGCAATCAGTTGTGGATTTACTGAAGCAGTGCGGGGGGTGCTTTCTCATCATATGATTATAGAAAATGGGAAGATTGCCAATTATCAACCTTGGCCGCCAACTCCATGGAATGCCAATCCGCGGGATATCTATGGGACACCTGGTCCTTATGAAGATGCAGTTCAGAATACGCCTATTTTTGAGGAGAATAGTGAAGAGCATTTCAAAGGAATAGATATTATGCGCACAGTCCGAAGCTTCGATCCTTGTCTGCCTTGTGGAGTGCATATGTATTTACCAAAAGGGAAAGTTGTTGAAGCTTATCATTCACCTACTTTTGCAGCGACTCAGTGGAAAAAGTAAAAGTAGTAAAAGTACTGACAGTCCATCGAACTTATCAGCGAGGAATTAACTCTTTTCAATGTAAAAATTATCTACTTGGGAAAGAGAAAAAAACGTCGCCCAAAACTCATTTGTTGGAATGCAAGATTGATCAACCAACAAACAATCAATAGCCTTGATTAAAACATTGGCTGTATGTCTAACAGCTTGTTGAACAGAGGAAGAAAGACCGATCTTTTCTTCAATAGTTTCTGGTTCGCATCCAATCAAATAAATCTGTTGGGGAATGGATCCTAATTGACCCGCAAAATTCAACATCGATGGGATGTCCATTTGATGAGGATGAAAGGATGAGTTGAGGGGATAATCTTTAGGGTGGAGTAGGTAGATTCGGCCTGGAGGATTGCCTAAAAAGACGGCGTCAATAATAATGGCCCAATCGTAACCATTGGTCAGTTCAAATGCCAGGTCAACGGTACGAATGCCAAAATCCATGATGGAAAGGGATGGCGATGGAGGATAGTAAGTTTTTCTTATCGACTGGATTACTTCTACTCCAAATCCATCGTCTCCAAAAAAGATATTCCCGACTCCTCCTATTAATCCTTTCATAAAGGTAGGATTTCGTTAGGTTTAAAATAAAGAAATCGACCATACCACCGAAACACTTCTGCTCCAGGATCCTCTATTAAGGTGACCCCAATGAAATAGTTTCCTTCGACGTCCTTCCGAATTTCTTCCACTCGAGCTATTTTTTGGTTGTAAAAAAGATCGCATGCATCCGCTCTGCCTTGAGGCTGAAGTTTGACCAGGCTGCCAGTTTTGACCAGCTTGTTCTCAATGTACAGCGATTCAATGTAGTCTTCTGAAACCTCTTCCATTTTTCGCATAGTTCCATGCAGCCCTGTCAGAGAATGAAGATTAAAATCCGACCACCGCTCAATTAATTCATTGGCTTTTGGATCGGTAGCTTTTGCCCATTGTTTTTCTTCGGAAGTTAGGCATAGTGTGCTTAATGCAAGAAGTTCTTCGATTTCTGTGGCATCAAAGTCCTGGCCATGGCTTTCAGGAGCAAGCTTAGGATAATCTTCCATAATAATGGGAGAAACCAGTAGGAGTTGATCAGTGAGAAGAATTGGCCATAGTCCCTGGTTTTTAAGAGCTTGAACTTGATTTTGAAGAATAGAGGGAGGATTCGATAGTGACATGAATTTTCCGGTAGAAAGCTGGCAAAGAATGTTGATGGAAAGAAAAGCGTGTTTGAGGAGGATCTCTCTTTTTGAAACCAAAGAATAATCGAGGACTTTAAGGTTTTGCCAT
Coding sequences within:
- a CDS encoding hydrogenase maturation protease, with amino-acid sequence MKGLIGGVGNIFFGDDGFGVEVIQSIRKTYYPPSPSLSIMDFGIRTVDLAFELTNGYDWAIIIDAVFLGNPPGRIYLLHPKDYPLNSSFHPHQMDIPSMLNFAGQLGSIPQQIYLIGCEPETIEEKIGLSSSVQQAVRHTANVLIKAIDCLLVDQSCIPTNEFWATFFSLSQVDNFYIEKS
- a CDS encoding nickel-dependent hydrogenase large subunit yields the protein MADTKTTEFEEEVSSKGNSRIVEMSWDPITRIVGSLGIYTKIDFSQRKVVECFSTSSIFRGYSIFMKGKDPRDAHFITSRICGICGDNHAACSVYNQNMAFKVRPPHLGEWICNLGEAAEYMFDHCIFQENLVAVDFCEKMVKETNPGVWEKATRTEAPNGHIHGYKTIADIMRAFNPIEGEFYREALVMSRVTREMFCLMEGRHVHPSTLYAGGVGTVPSVQLFTDYLTRLMKYIDWVKKAVPMHDDVFNFFYQALPGYEEVGKRRILLGCWSSLPDPEFCDFRYETMTDWARKSFVTPGIVVDGELLTTDLVEINLGIRILLGSSYYDDWVESNGHYRVTRDPLGNPVDPRHPWNVDTLPKPQKRDFKGKYSWVMSPRWFDKRSYLALDTGGGPLARLWVTALAGLVKTPYVEATGNSVKIHLPKTATRGPLSLEWKVPQWSNTIERDRARSYFQAYAAGLGLYFVEKALEEVRKGHTKTWNPFEVPKEAISCGFTEAVRGVLSHHMIIENGKIANYQPWPPTPWNANPRDIYGTPGPYEDAVQNTPIFEENSEEHFKGIDIMRTVRSFDPCLPCGVHMYLPKGKVVEAYHSPTFAATQWKK